In Desulfomicrobium apsheronum, the following proteins share a genomic window:
- a CDS encoding HDOD domain-containing protein → MDKLSFDLPGISPVGLDLISLLNKPQTTVKQIAGQAKLDPVIFGNIIACANSPVYHDANNSVDILTSLVRLGHREIKRIVYQVVLRSAFFHESAELNAILHRIWQQSLTANVFMQKFVSSVPGAYALDAEGLECLECLGLIHNIGYVVLLVNFQDRFLEFFSRDAELELPVFFEKERDWFDGFDHFSAGHAVLEAWGFPQSIREVVAEYALPNEAFSGRYPELHSLLRLSRHVIMMTESNFHPRKPADFWLNGTELPATEVDYEQIIEDVRQCVQSIEGALT, encoded by the coding sequence ATGGACAAACTCAGTTTTGATCTTCCCGGGATCAGCCCGGTAGGTCTTGACCTTATTTCACTGCTGAACAAGCCGCAGACCACGGTCAAACAGATCGCGGGCCAGGCCAAGCTTGACCCGGTCATTTTCGGCAATATCATCGCCTGCGCAAACTCGCCCGTGTATCACGATGCCAACAATTCCGTCGACATCCTGACCTCACTGGTCCGGCTGGGACACCGGGAGATCAAGCGTATCGTGTACCAGGTCGTGCTCAGATCGGCTTTTTTCCATGAATCCGCGGAGCTCAACGCCATTCTGCATCGGATCTGGCAGCAGAGCCTGACCGCCAACGTGTTCATGCAGAAATTCGTATCCTCCGTTCCAGGAGCCTATGCCCTCGATGCCGAGGGGCTGGAATGCCTGGAATGTCTCGGGCTCATCCACAACATCGGGTATGTGGTGCTGCTGGTCAATTTTCAGGATCGCTTCCTTGAGTTTTTCAGTCGCGACGCCGAACTGGAGCTGCCCGTTTTTTTCGAGAAAGAGCGTGACTGGTTTGACGGTTTCGACCATTTTTCGGCCGGGCACGCAGTGCTTGAAGCCTGGGGCTTTCCGCAATCCATCCGCGAGGTCGTCGCCGAGTACGCTCTCCCGAACGAGGCGTTCAGTGGCCGGTATCCCGAGCTGCACAGCCTGCTTCGTTTGTCCAGGCACGTGATCATGATGACGGAATCCAATTTCCATCCCAGGAAGCCCGCTGATTTTTGGTTGAACGGAACGGAACTGCCAGCGACGGAAGTCGATTACGAGCAGATCATCGAAGACGTGCGCCAGTGTGTCCAGAGCATCGAGGGGGCACTGACATGA
- a CDS encoding dual CXXC motif small (seleno)protein, producing the protein MPGQNEFRTRLRCRNCHGTLQVRRTURAVELRCRSCGATFGLQEFGTNLDDLLEEYLSNFPCDRV; encoded by the coding sequence ATGCCCGGTCAGAATGAATTCAGGACACGGCTGCGTTGCAGAAATTGCCACGGCACGCTGCAGGTCCGCCGCACTTGACGGGCCGTGGAATTGCGCTGCAGGTCTTGCGGCGCCACCTTTGGATTGCAGGAGTTCGGAACCAATCTTGACGATCTCCTGGAAGAGTATCTGTCCAATTTTCCCTGCGACAGGGTCTAG
- the pcnB gene encoding polynucleotide adenylyltransferase PcnB, producing MTSVIIPRSEHSVSRQNIHPDALKVMYRLVRKGFTAYLVGGGVRDLLLGRTPKDFDVSTNATPSQIKKIFQNCFLIGRRFRLAHIRFDDHVIETSTFRRCPDQEEENGDEDLYMFRDNCYGTPEEDALRRDFTINGLFYEVERFSIIDHVGGLSDIENRLIRCIGDPNIRFREDPVRMIRAVRFAARLDFHIEPATYNAIMRHHEEILKASPPRVFEELQKLFAYGAGEKAFRLLYKTGLLHNLLPEIADFLDHDHGQDSSLWAWLEHMDSRIRTVGKVEPVLVFAALFSAPVQRIMARYAAEGERVIHGALLEDLLQPICTRMSMPKWMCARMIQIMANQTRFEPDKRKRFSKRGFVAHECFPETLALYQLGLLVSGADLGPAEMWSSLRSEMEAENPQALRTDPRGQQGRPPRKRPPRRRRR from the coding sequence ATGACTTCAGTTATCATTCCCCGATCAGAACATTCCGTTTCCCGCCAAAACATCCATCCCGATGCGCTCAAGGTCATGTACCGTCTGGTGCGCAAGGGTTTTACCGCCTATCTGGTGGGCGGCGGGGTCCGCGACCTGCTGCTGGGACGCACGCCCAAGGATTTTGACGTCAGCACCAACGCAACGCCGAGCCAGATCAAGAAGATCTTCCAGAACTGCTTTCTGATCGGGCGGCGCTTTCGACTGGCCCACATCCGGTTCGACGATCACGTCATCGAGACCTCGACCTTCCGGCGTTGTCCGGATCAGGAAGAGGAGAACGGCGATGAAGATTTGTACATGTTTCGCGACAATTGCTACGGCACGCCCGAAGAGGACGCCCTGCGCCGCGATTTCACCATTAACGGCCTGTTCTACGAGGTCGAGCGTTTCTCCATCATCGACCACGTCGGGGGCCTAAGCGACATCGAGAACCGGCTCATCCGCTGCATCGGCGATCCCAATATCCGCTTCCGGGAAGATCCGGTACGCATGATCCGGGCCGTGCGCTTTGCCGCGCGCCTTGATTTCCACATCGAGCCCGCGACCTACAACGCCATCATGCGCCACCATGAGGAGATCCTCAAAGCCTCGCCGCCCCGGGTCTTCGAGGAATTGCAGAAGCTCTTTGCCTACGGAGCCGGAGAGAAGGCCTTTCGCCTGCTCTACAAGACCGGCCTTCTGCACAACCTGTTGCCCGAGATCGCGGATTTTCTCGATCACGACCACGGTCAGGACTCCTCGCTCTGGGCCTGGCTGGAACACATGGACAGCCGTATCCGGACTGTGGGCAAGGTCGAGCCGGTGCTGGTCTTCGCGGCCCTTTTCTCCGCCCCGGTGCAGCGCATCATGGCCAGATACGCGGCCGAGGGCGAGCGGGTGATTCATGGCGCGCTGCTGGAGGATCTTTTGCAGCCCATCTGCACGCGCATGAGCATGCCCAAATGGATGTGCGCGCGCATGATCCAGATCATGGCCAACCAGACCCGTTTCGAGCCCGACAAGCGCAAGCGCTTTTCCAAGCGCGGATTCGTGGCTCATGAGTGTTTCCCCGAAACCCTGGCCCTTTATCAGCTTGGCCTGCTGGTATCCGGTGCGGATCTTGGACCGGCGGAAATGTGGAGCAGCCTGCGCAGCGAAATGGAAGCCGAAAATCCCCAGGCCTTGCGCACGGATCCCCGGGGTCAGCAGGGCCGTCCGCCGCGCAAGCGACCGCCGCGCAGACGCCGCAGATGA
- the uvrC gene encoding excinuclease ABC subunit UvrC translates to MISREILPTFPTCPGVYLMKNAAGRIVYVGKAKHLRRRLASYFQPEHRLPPKVRIMMPKVESIDFLCTATEKEALLLEASLIKKHRPKYNIVLRDDKDYVLFCLSRNHPFPALRLTRKVLRDGSVFFGPFTSALGARETKRVIDRLFPLRKCRDTVFANRTRPCLQYHIGRCLGPCCLPVSEEDYRQVVRRVELFLSGKSDELMAGLHAQMMRLSDALDFEGAARLRDSIRALRETVERQAAVLSDGRDLDVIGVHGNENGAGLAIVFVRQGRIIDGQSFWFADTSVETPEDQTRLTDSFVMQYYTPERFIPARIITAFGSQDPALEDALADMRGGKVGLAKARGDQERRLIDIATANAKAQAIRQRRTTTTPAELARALGMEGEVERIECVDASHIQGEGMRVGMVVFVDGREEKSAYRTYSFPELEGTADDYLALASFVARRLKSGPPWPDLLLIDGGKGQLASVERALTENGTVDIPLAAIAKGESRRAGELGDVIFRPGRKNPLAIRPGSPEMLLLQHVRDTAHRYIISRLRRHKRAAQLSSELDKLPGVGPKTARLLWEHFDSALAMTKAGVEELAALPGLGPKKAEALHAALKSLIKTD, encoded by the coding sequence ATGATCTCCCGCGAAATCCTGCCGACCTTTCCCACCTGCCCGGGCGTGTATCTGATGAAGAACGCCGCGGGCAGAATCGTTTATGTGGGCAAGGCCAAGCACCTGCGTCGCCGCCTGGCCTCCTATTTTCAGCCCGAGCACCGTCTGCCGCCCAAGGTGCGGATCATGATGCCGAAAGTCGAGAGCATCGATTTTTTGTGCACGGCCACGGAAAAGGAGGCGTTGCTGCTTGAGGCGAGCCTGATTAAGAAGCACCGTCCCAAATACAACATCGTTCTGCGCGACGACAAGGATTACGTCCTTTTCTGCCTGTCCCGGAATCATCCGTTTCCAGCCCTGCGTTTGACCCGCAAGGTGCTGCGCGACGGGTCCGTGTTTTTCGGTCCGTTCACTTCGGCCCTTGGCGCGCGTGAGACCAAGCGGGTCATCGATCGCCTTTTTCCGCTGCGCAAATGTCGGGACACGGTCTTTGCCAATCGCACCCGGCCCTGCCTGCAGTACCACATTGGGCGTTGTCTTGGGCCGTGCTGCCTGCCTGTTTCCGAAGAGGACTACCGGCAGGTCGTGCGCAGGGTCGAACTTTTCCTGTCCGGAAAGTCCGATGAGCTGATGGCCGGTCTGCACGCCCAGATGATGCGCCTGTCCGACGCCCTTGATTTCGAGGGCGCGGCCCGACTGCGCGACAGCATCCGCGCCCTACGCGAAACCGTGGAACGCCAGGCGGCGGTGCTCTCCGACGGGCGTGATCTGGACGTCATCGGCGTGCACGGCAACGAAAACGGCGCGGGGTTGGCCATTGTCTTCGTGCGCCAGGGCCGCATCATCGACGGCCAGAGCTTCTGGTTTGCGGACACGTCGGTGGAGACGCCGGAAGATCAGACCCGCCTGACGGATTCGTTTGTCATGCAGTACTACACCCCGGAGCGCTTCATTCCGGCCCGTATCATCACCGCCTTTGGCAGCCAGGACCCGGCCCTGGAAGACGCCCTGGCCGACATGCGTGGAGGCAAGGTCGGTCTGGCCAAGGCGCGCGGGGACCAGGAACGGCGGCTCATCGACATTGCCACGGCCAACGCCAAGGCCCAGGCGATCCGGCAACGACGCACCACGACGACCCCGGCCGAGCTGGCCCGCGCCCTGGGCATGGAAGGGGAGGTGGAACGGATCGAATGCGTGGATGCCTCGCACATCCAGGGCGAGGGCATGCGCGTGGGCATGGTCGTCTTTGTTGACGGCCGCGAGGAGAAGAGCGCCTACCGCACGTACTCCTTTCCGGAACTGGAAGGCACCGCCGATGACTATCTGGCCCTGGCCTCGTTTGTCGCCCGTCGTCTCAAGTCCGGCCCGCCCTGGCCGGACCTGCTTCTGATCGATGGGGGCAAGGGCCAGCTTGCCAGCGTGGAGAGGGCCCTGACCGAAAACGGGACGGTGGACATTCCCCTGGCCGCCATCGCCAAGGGCGAGAGCCGCCGGGCCGGGGAGCTGGGTGACGTCATATTCCGCCCGGGTCGCAAGAATCCCTTGGCCATTCGCCCCGGAAGCCCGGAGATGCTGCTTTTGCAGCACGTCCGCGACACCGCCCATCGTTATATCATCTCCCGCCTGCGCCGACACAAGCGCGCCGCGCAGCTCTCCTCGGAACTTGACAAGCTCCCGGGAGTCGGTCCCAAAACCGCCCGCCTGCTGTGGGAGCATTTCGACTCGGCCCTTGCCATGACCAAGGCCGGGGTCGAAGAGCTGGCTGCCTTGCCCGGCCTTGGTCCCAAGAAGGCCGAGGCGTTGCATGCCGCTCTGAAGTCTCTGATCAAAACGGACTAG